The genome window GTGGAGCGTATTGAACAGAAAGTGCGGATTTAACTGCATTTTCAGCGTCTGAAGTTGCGCATTGGCCAACTGTCCTTTGAGCTGCGCATTGGTTAATTCGGTGCTTAAATGCTGCTGCTTCAAGGACTGAAACCGGTACACGTAGATCAGGACATTGTAACAAACGACCAGCAACATATATTGGCCAAAGGCAGTACCATAACTCATGAAAAAGACCATTACAACCCGCCGTAGCGTAATCTGATCTCCCCGCTCATAGGCCATTGCGGCCCCCAAAAGCGAATATTCGATCACTAGCTCAAAGGCGTACAACACCGATACAATGAGCAAATGAATCAGCAGGTGGCCAATCAATTTATAGGACTTCCGGTAATTTTGGAGCGGAAAACGCTGGGCGAAATAAATAATCAAAGGCGTGGCTCCCCACCAGTAGAGCAATTCAATGAGCCAGTATAAGGTCTCCGTATAATACATCCGACCGTTGGGCGTCAGCAGCCAAACCATGGTGGCCTGGCTATACCAGATCATGCCAAAAAAAATCCAGTACAAGAAGGCATACCACCAGAATTGGCGGGTAGTTAACGGAATACCAGACGGTTGCAGGACTCTACTTACGAAGCCCATAATTGAAAAAAACGCTTTTGCTCACAAACTTTTTTGATTAGGCTCGGCCTCCGCAAACATACTAATTTCAAGCAGTTAACAAGATATAGCCGAATTGGATATAGCATTTTTGCTGTCTCTGTTCTGGAAGAAAAACGGCGCTGCTTATTCATTGCGACTGATAAAAGCGCGAAGGTTATCGCGGTAGCTACGGGTCCATTTTAAACTTTCTCCCGATTCGAGTTTAACGATGTGGTCGCCGTTAAAGTGGGTTTCAATCTCGCGGATGAAGGCGAGGTTGACAATGTAGGATCGGTGAATGCGGGTGAAATTTACGGGATTGAGCCGCGTTTCCAGATTAGTCAGAGAATCGTAGATGATGTAATTTCCGGTACTGGTGTGCAGGGTAATGTAGTTGCTATCGGCGTCGAAATAACTCACCTCATTCAGGTTAACAAAGAACATCCGGCCGTTTTCTTTGACCAGAATCCGCTGCAAATACTCCCGCTTCGGACCGGGAAACTGCTCCTGAATCAGTTGGGCCATCATCTGCTCAATGTTCGGCTGGTTGCGGCTCTGTAGCCTGCTCAGCGCCCGACTCATGGCCTGTTGGAAGCGAATGTCGTCAAACGGCTTCAGCAAATAATCGATGGCGTTCACCTCAAAAGCCTGGAGTGCGTATTGATCGTAGGCGGTAGTGAAAACCACAATAGGCTGGTGATCAGCCCATATCTGACGGAGCACCCCAAACCCATCGAGCCGGGGCATCTGAATATCCAGGAAAATCAGATCGGGCCGGTATTGCAAAATTTTAGCAACGGCTTCGGTTCCATTGGCGGCTTCATCGACAATGCTTACGTTAGGCGTGGTGGCCAGTAACGCCCGGATAACCTGGCGGGCGGCGACCTCATCGTCAATGATGAGCGTGCGATACAGAGACATAATCAGAGGAAGAAGTGTCAAGTGAATAATGACAGGGAATAATCAGACTTACCGTGGTACTCCCGCCCGGTGGCTGTTCAAACCGGAATTGGGCGCTCAGGCCATAAGCCTGCTCTAGCCGAGACAAGGTGTTGGTTAATCCTAAACCCGTACCCGACGTATTCTGAAGCTGATTTTGCCCCACGCCATTGTCAAACACATCGATGATCAGTTGGTCGGCCAGCCGCCGGGCTGTAATGCGTATGAGGGCTCCGGTCGTCAGGTCGGCGATGCCGTGTGTGATGGCGTTTTCAACCAGAGGCTGCAAAATCAACTGCGGGACGGGGCATTCTCCAACCTCAGGAT of Tellurirhabdus bombi contains these proteins:
- a CDS encoding sensor histidine kinase, with the translated sequence MGFVSRVLQPSGIPLTTRQFWWYAFLYWIFFGMIWYSQATMVWLLTPNGRMYYTETLYWLIELLYWWGATPLIIYFAQRFPLQNYRKSYKLIGHLLIHLLIVSVLYAFELVIEYSLLGAAMAYERGDQITLRRVVMVFFMSYGTAFGQYMLLVVCYNVLIYVYRFQSLKQQHLSTELTNAQLKGQLANAQLQTLKMQLNPHFLFNTLHTIVSLMICNQTKRATLMVVTLSDLLRTVLARQEANALELQEELQLTKQYLAIQQIRFEDRLKIEYAIEPGTERWPVPQLILQPLVENAITHGIANLATEALIRISSRRCAEGVEIEVFDNGLGEKKKQSTSGTGLGLSNTLLRLEQMYGQTAHLRFEQPPGGTTTVSVLIPDLATSEHKAY
- a CDS encoding LytR/AlgR family response regulator transcription factor, which codes for MSLYRTLIIDDEVAARQVIRALLATTPNVSIVDEAANGTEAVAKILQYRPDLIFLDIQMPRLDGFGVLRQIWADHQPIVVFTTAYDQYALQAFEVNAIDYLLKPFDDIRFQQAMSRALSRLQSRNQPNIEQMMAQLIQEQFPGPKREYLQRILVKENGRMFFVNLNEVSYFDADSNYITLHTSTGNYIIYDSLTNLETRLNPVNFTRIHRSYIVNLAFIREIETHFNGDHIVKLESGESLKWTRSYRDNLRAFISRNE